From one Kosmotoga arenicorallina S304 genomic stretch:
- the pepV gene encoding dipeptidase PepV yields MNRKVDNAVLELKDEMVGAISEMIKIPSVQGEPEEGAPFGLEVKRALEKALELGKRLGFEVKNVDNYAGHVQYGNTGRLFGVLGHLDVVPEGTGWSVEPYGGIVKNGYIYGRGAIDDKGPTIAALYALKAIKDAGIEPINRIRIIFGTNEESGWGGINHYLKNEEVPEMSVTPDAAFTLIYAEKGIVNYRFSKEAGESKDGFEIIELEGGEASNMVAADARAVIKGDLNKLEATLRLFKPKNKATIDWERHTDVLEIRVKGISAHGSKPETGVNAISALIDFLSKLELSKAGLEEFVQKVSSKIGYETDGNSLGIAGRDKITGALSVNFGTLKYHKEKIEGVINIRYPVFFNEKRIRAQIEEALSGLETRPEHHHDPLYVSPDSELVKLLIDVYERVTGEKALLHTIGGGTYARAVPNAVAFGPLFPGREETEHQPDERVLIDDLVMMARIYAQLFHRILTKW; encoded by the coding sequence ATGAACAGAAAAGTGGATAACGCCGTTCTCGAATTGAAAGACGAAATGGTTGGCGCAATTTCAGAAATGATAAAGATACCTTCCGTACAAGGTGAACCCGAAGAAGGTGCTCCCTTTGGACTGGAAGTGAAAAGAGCCCTTGAAAAAGCTCTGGAGCTCGGGAAAAGGCTTGGATTCGAAGTCAAAAACGTGGACAATTATGCCGGGCACGTGCAATACGGGAACACTGGCAGGCTTTTTGGCGTTCTCGGGCATCTTGATGTGGTCCCGGAAGGAACAGGTTGGAGCGTTGAACCCTATGGGGGGATTGTAAAAAATGGATATATATACGGCAGAGGAGCCATTGATGACAAAGGTCCTACCATAGCTGCGCTGTATGCATTAAAAGCCATAAAAGATGCCGGCATTGAACCTATTAACAGGATAAGGATAATATTCGGAACCAATGAAGAATCCGGTTGGGGTGGCATAAATCATTATCTAAAAAATGAAGAGGTTCCTGAAATGTCTGTAACGCCTGACGCAGCTTTCACGCTTATCTACGCAGAAAAAGGGATAGTGAATTATAGATTCTCCAAAGAAGCGGGTGAAAGCAAAGATGGCTTTGAAATCATCGAGCTCGAAGGTGGAGAAGCTTCCAATATGGTGGCAGCTGACGCAAGGGCAGTGATAAAAGGAGATCTCAATAAGTTGGAGGCAACACTCAGGCTTTTCAAGCCAAAAAACAAAGCAACAATTGACTGGGAAAGACATACCGATGTTCTGGAAATTCGAGTAAAAGGCATCTCGGCACATGGTTCGAAGCCAGAAACCGGTGTAAATGCTATTTCAGCCCTAATAGACTTTCTCTCAAAATTGGAGCTTTCAAAAGCCGGGCTTGAGGAATTTGTGCAAAAGGTTTCCTCAAAGATAGGCTATGAAACAGATGGAAATTCTCTTGGGATAGCCGGTCGGGATAAGATAACAGGAGCACTGAGTGTAAATTTCGGCACATTGAAGTACCACAAAGAAAAGATAGAAGGCGTAATAAACATCAGATACCCGGTTTTTTTCAATGAAAAACGAATAAGAGCACAAATTGAAGAAGCCCTCAGCGGGCTTGAAACAAGGCCTGAACATCATCATGATCCCCTTTACGTATCTCCCGATAGTGAGCTGGTGAAATTGCTTATTGACGTATATGAAAGAGTTACAGGAGAAAAAGCACTGCTCCATACAATAGGTGGTGGAACATATGCAAGGGCAGTGCCAAATGCCGT
- a CDS encoding mannose-1-phosphate guanylyltransferase has product MVKALIMAGGIGERLWPLSTKKMPKQFHAFGDSMPLIVQTMNRLRGLADRVYIITTFEQRDIFNQLIKEIELESLLVEPFGRNTAPAIALASMYFDPKDVMVVLPSDHIIRDLESFQKIIWDAIREAQTHDVLVTIGITPTSPHTGYGYIERGKAFTVKRNSFCVKKFHEKPAFELAQKYLRSGNYYWNSGMFIWRTEVFQKALEKFLPDVYNGLKRAFDGENSIEEVYKGFQSISIDYGIMEKANNALVIPSNFYWNDVGSWDSVYELEEKDTNGNVIKGKFVLHDVKNSLLFNMTERSVRISSVEDIIFVVTSEGTLLCHRGESQKVRELLK; this is encoded by the coding sequence GTGGTAAAAGCGTTGATAATGGCAGGGGGAATTGGAGAAAGGCTCTGGCCTCTAAGCACGAAAAAAATGCCTAAACAATTCCACGCTTTTGGTGATTCCATGCCTCTTATAGTTCAAACAATGAATAGACTGAGAGGACTTGCTGACAGGGTATATATAATTACAACTTTTGAACAGAGAGATATATTTAACCAATTGATTAAAGAAATAGAACTAGAAAGTTTACTAGTTGAACCCTTCGGTAGAAACACTGCGCCAGCTATTGCACTGGCGAGCATGTACTTTGACCCGAAAGATGTAATGGTGGTGCTTCCATCGGATCATATCATCCGGGATCTGGAGTCCTTTCAAAAGATTATTTGGGACGCGATTCGTGAAGCTCAAACCCATGACGTGCTTGTAACAATTGGCATTACTCCTACAAGCCCTCATACGGGATATGGTTATATAGAGAGGGGGAAAGCCTTTACCGTGAAACGGAACAGTTTCTGCGTAAAAAAATTCCATGAAAAGCCCGCCTTCGAGCTCGCACAGAAGTATCTCAGATCGGGTAACTATTACTGGAACTCCGGTATGTTTATATGGCGGACAGAAGTATTCCAGAAGGCTCTGGAAAAGTTTCTCCCAGATGTGTATAACGGGTTGAAAAGGGCATTTGATGGCGAAAATAGCATTGAAGAGGTTTATAAGGGCTTTCAATCCATTTCCATTGATTACGGGATAATGGAAAAGGCAAATAACGCTCTGGTAATCCCTAGTAATTTTTACTGGAACGATGTGGGAAGCTGGGATTCTGTATATGAACTTGAAGAAAAAGACACAAACGGGAATGTGATCAAAGGCAAGTTCGTTTTACATGATGTGAAAAACTCTCTGCTTTTCAATATGACAGAACGAAGTGTTAGAATCAGTTCAGTGGAAGACATTATTTTTGTAGTCACTTCTGAAGGCACACTGTTATGCCACAGAGGGGAATCGCAAAAGGTCAGGGAACTTTTGAAATAA